A single Polynucleobacter acidiphobus DNA region contains:
- a CDS encoding Tim44 domain-containing protein gives MKSTYLKASVFALSFAFLSVGHVAVVDAKRLGGGSSIGRSANAPKQKQAQPPAQQKPAQQAQQPAAAPAQAAAPAAAAKRSGLGGMLGGLAAGLGIAYLLSHFGLGEAAASFLTGLLLAVLVGFALLFVLRRFMPASAKNMPSPVPASNGMQRSARQEPAFTPSHPVNTGFGSPIPMLDEAPAYQLPEGFDQIAFLANAKHYFTRLQKAWDAGDLEALREFTTPEMFASLQRDLQGRAEGTNHTDVVTLNAELLGVETDANTYLCSVEFTGMIREQADGPAEPFREVWNLSKPVNGPGGWVLAGIQQLV, from the coding sequence ATGAAAAGTACTTATTTAAAAGCCAGTGTTTTTGCACTGTCCTTTGCATTCCTATCGGTTGGGCATGTTGCTGTTGTTGATGCAAAGCGTTTGGGTGGTGGATCGAGTATCGGCCGCTCAGCCAACGCACCTAAGCAAAAACAAGCACAACCTCCGGCCCAGCAAAAACCAGCACAGCAAGCTCAACAACCTGCTGCGGCACCTGCTCAAGCTGCTGCCCCAGCCGCTGCAGCGAAGCGTTCTGGCTTAGGTGGGATGTTGGGCGGTCTTGCGGCAGGTCTTGGAATTGCTTACCTACTTTCGCATTTTGGTTTAGGTGAAGCTGCTGCTTCATTTTTGACAGGACTCTTATTGGCCGTCTTAGTTGGTTTTGCATTGCTATTCGTATTGCGTCGCTTCATGCCAGCCAGTGCCAAAAATATGCCAAGCCCAGTGCCTGCCTCTAATGGAATGCAAAGAAGCGCAAGGCAAGAACCCGCATTTACGCCTAGTCATCCAGTGAATACTGGATTTGGATCACCAATTCCAATGCTTGATGAGGCTCCTGCTTATCAACTGCCTGAAGGCTTTGATCAAATTGCATTTTTGGCTAATGCAAAACACTACTTCACGCGTTTGCAAAAGGCTTGGGATGCTGGCGACCTTGAGGCATTGCGTGAATTTACAACCCCCGAAATGTTTGCCAGCTTGCAACGCGATCTGCAGGGCCGCGCTGAAGGTACAAATCATACCGATGTGGTTACGCTAAACGCTGAACTCTTGGGCGTTGAGACCGATGCGAATACCTACCTGTGTAGCGTTGAGTTCACAGGCATGATTCGGGAGCAGGCAGATGGACCCGCTGAACCATTTAGGGAAGTTTGGAATCTATCCAAGCCTGTCAACGGCCCCGGAGGCTGGGTTCTAGCTGGTATTCAGCAATTGGTTTAA
- the ubiE gene encoding bifunctional demethylmenaquinone methyltransferase/2-methoxy-6-polyprenyl-1,4-benzoquinol methylase UbiE — protein sequence MSKTHFGYQSVDESQKAEKVAEVFHSVAAKYDIMNDLMSAGLHRLWKKFTLAQANVKPGDRVLDIAGGTGDLAYAFAQSAQWGIHPEAEVWLSDINASMLSVGRDRLLDRGLAIPCIQFDAEQIPFPNHYFDVVSVAFGLRNMTHKELALAEMARVIRPGGKVLILEFSKPDPLIAPMYDLYSFKVLPWLGDKVAKDAASYQYLAESIRMHPDAQTLKVMMEAAGFDEVHTHRMTGGIVALHLGIKY from the coding sequence ATGTCAAAAACCCATTTTGGATATCAAAGCGTTGATGAATCTCAAAAGGCCGAGAAAGTTGCCGAGGTCTTTCATTCAGTAGCGGCGAAGTACGACATCATGAATGATCTGATGTCAGCCGGTTTGCATCGGCTCTGGAAAAAATTTACCTTAGCCCAAGCGAACGTTAAGCCCGGCGACCGGGTGCTTGATATTGCCGGTGGAACTGGTGACCTCGCTTACGCCTTTGCGCAGTCCGCGCAGTGGGGCATTCATCCCGAGGCTGAGGTCTGGTTAAGCGATATCAACGCATCCATGCTATCGGTAGGTCGAGATCGACTTTTGGATCGCGGTCTTGCAATCCCATGCATTCAGTTTGATGCTGAACAGATCCCCTTCCCAAATCACTATTTTGATGTGGTGAGCGTTGCATTTGGTCTGCGGAATATGACGCATAAAGAACTCGCCTTGGCAGAAATGGCGAGGGTGATTCGACCTGGGGGTAAGGTTCTGATTTTGGAGTTTTCCAAGCCAGACCCACTAATAGCCCCAATGTATGACCTGTATTCCTTTAAGGTATTGCCATGGCTCGGTGATAAGGTGGCCAAAGATGCCGCTAGCTACCAATACTTAGCAGAATCGATTCGGATGCATCCAGACGCACAAACCCTCAAAGTCATGATGGAGGCGGCCGGATTTGATGAGGTCCATACCCATAGGATGACTGGGGGTATCGTTGCTTTGCATCTTGGTATTAAATATTAG
- a CDS encoding gamma-butyrobetaine hydroxylase-like domain-containing protein has product MIPSNLIVHENSKVLELQYEQGKSYRLPFEFLRVYSPSAEVRGHGPGQEVLQTGKRDVAIVNIEPVGHYAIKPTFSDGHDSGLYSWDYLYELCENQESLWNEYLERCKLAGVDRDAAMVNKSHGCGH; this is encoded by the coding sequence ATGATTCCAAGCAATTTAATCGTGCATGAGAACTCAAAGGTTCTCGAGCTTCAATACGAGCAAGGCAAGAGCTATCGTTTGCCTTTTGAGTTTTTACGTGTCTACTCACCCTCAGCTGAAGTGCGTGGTCATGGACCGGGGCAAGAGGTCTTGCAAACCGGCAAGCGAGACGTTGCTATCGTAAACATTGAGCCAGTTGGTCATTACGCAATTAAGCCAACCTTTTCAGATGGTCATGACTCAGGTCTTTATTCATGGGACTATTTGTATGAGTTATGTGAAAACCAAGAGTCTTTGTGGAATGAGTATCTTGAACGCTGCAAACTCGCCGGTGTTGATCGTGATGCTGCCATGGTAAATAAATCCCATGGTTGTGGGCACTAG
- a CDS encoding DUF3683 domain-containing protein → MNAPISLDSLSEIDTQSHRLREIPYNYTSFSDREIVIRLLGVKAWEILEQLRSVRRTGRSARMLFEVLGDIWVVERNPYLQDDLLDNPKRREALIQALWHRLGEVEKRISGDFAEQVNDLLSAARIAVKSFANNFQTVSQLRKQAKRVFSKFTHVDNIAFDGMSRVAHVTDATDWRIEYPFVVLKPDTEAEIPNLVRACIELGLTIVPRGGGTGYTGGAIPMVAMSAVINTEKLIDLGAVVHSVLPGLSAPVPTIFSGAGVVTRRVADAAEKQGLVFAVDPTSADASCIGGNIAMNAGGKKAVLWGTALDNLASWRMVDPDGNWLDIERLDHNLGKIHDQGIARFRLIWSDGKAAPQAKVLRSEVLEIEGAKFRKAGLGKDVTDKFLSGLPGIQKEGCDGLITSATWILHRMPKHMRTVCLEFFGQAREAIPSIVEIKAYLDDLSKKGGPLLAGLEHLDDRYLKAVGYSTKSKRNGLPKMVLIGDIAGEDEEAVAAATSEVVRMANRRVGEGFVAVSAEARKKFWLDRARTAAIAKHTNAFKINEDVVIPLERMGEYTDGIDQINIELSLKNKIQLLDALEQYINQATLPIRANEEIEDISRAEMVGDRVIQAQALLSEVRILWTEWLEKIDQFFPQLQDGTLRASWKRELLAPLQVIFGGSTFDLVLKEIKSIHQKILRKRVFVALHMHAGDGNVHTNIPVNSDDYEMLQDAHRAVDRIMVLARSLDGVISGEHGIGITKLEYLTDEELREFRSYKNRVDPNGHFNKGKLMPNANLQMAYTPSFGLMGHESIIMQQSDIGAIADSVKDCLRCGKCKPVCATHVPRANLLYSPRDKILATSLLIEAFLYEEQTRRGVSIRHWEMFDDVAAHCTVCHKCHTPCPVKIDFGDVTMNMRNLLRKMGQRRFNPGTSASMLFLNATNPETIRMSRKVMIEWGYGLQRFAHQLLKKWAVKQTQSPPATVGKPALKEQVIYFVNKKMPGNLPKKTARALLDIENADYVPIIRNPLETSVDSEAVFYFPGCGSERLFSQVGLATQAMLWHAGVQTVLPPGYLCCGYPQKGNGDFDKAEKMITDNRVLFHRVANTLNYLDIKTVVVSCGTCYDQLAGYQFDQIFPGCRIIDIHEYLLEKGLKLEGVEGVRYMYHDPCHTPMKLQDPLKTVNELIGLEDGTAIVKNERCCGESGTLAITRPDISTQVRYRKQIEMEKGATDLRKDFTGEVKVLTSCPSCLQGLSRFDSDSDTKADYIVVEMAKHLLGDNWLESYVSKANQGGIERVLV, encoded by the coding sequence ATGAACGCACCTATCTCCTTAGATAGCTTGTCTGAGATCGATACGCAATCCCATCGTCTTCGTGAGATTCCGTATAACTACACCTCATTTTCCGATCGGGAGATCGTTATTCGTCTTTTGGGGGTCAAGGCTTGGGAAATTTTGGAGCAGTTACGGAGTGTGCGACGCACAGGCCGCTCTGCCAGGATGCTATTTGAGGTGCTTGGCGATATTTGGGTTGTCGAGCGCAATCCTTACTTGCAAGATGATTTACTAGATAACCCCAAACGTCGCGAAGCACTCATTCAAGCCTTGTGGCATCGTTTGGGTGAAGTTGAAAAAAGGATCTCGGGAGATTTTGCTGAGCAGGTCAACGATTTACTATCAGCCGCTCGCATTGCAGTGAAATCCTTTGCGAATAACTTTCAAACCGTTTCGCAATTGCGCAAGCAGGCCAAGAGAGTATTTAGCAAATTTACGCATGTCGACAATATCGCATTTGACGGAATGTCGCGCGTTGCGCACGTGACCGATGCAACCGATTGGCGAATTGAGTATCCATTTGTTGTTCTCAAGCCAGACACCGAAGCAGAAATCCCGAACTTGGTCAGAGCTTGCATTGAGTTGGGACTCACCATTGTTCCGCGCGGCGGCGGCACGGGTTATACCGGTGGCGCAATTCCAATGGTGGCAATGTCGGCAGTGATTAATACGGAGAAGTTAATTGATCTTGGAGCGGTCGTACATTCTGTATTGCCTGGCCTAAGTGCTCCGGTGCCCACGATTTTCTCTGGGGCGGGTGTTGTGACCCGTCGTGTAGCGGATGCTGCAGAAAAACAAGGACTCGTTTTTGCTGTCGATCCAACTTCGGCCGATGCTAGTTGCATTGGCGGAAACATTGCCATGAACGCAGGCGGCAAGAAAGCCGTTTTGTGGGGAACCGCACTGGATAACCTGGCCAGTTGGCGCATGGTCGATCCTGATGGAAATTGGTTAGACATTGAGCGGCTTGACCACAATCTTGGCAAGATTCATGATCAAGGTATTGCCCGGTTTCGTTTGATCTGGTCGGATGGTAAGGCGGCACCTCAAGCCAAGGTTTTACGTTCTGAGGTTTTAGAAATCGAGGGCGCTAAATTTAGGAAAGCAGGTTTAGGTAAGGATGTAACAGATAAATTTTTATCCGGCTTACCGGGAATTCAAAAAGAAGGTTGCGATGGTCTGATTACGAGTGCCACCTGGATTTTGCATCGCATGCCAAAACATATGCGCACTGTTTGTTTGGAGTTTTTCGGCCAAGCACGTGAAGCCATTCCCAGTATTGTTGAGATCAAAGCGTATTTGGATGATTTAAGTAAAAAGGGTGGACCCCTTTTAGCTGGACTAGAGCACCTCGATGACCGCTATTTAAAAGCGGTGGGGTATTCCACAAAATCCAAACGCAACGGTTTGCCCAAGATGGTGCTCATCGGTGATATCGCTGGTGAGGATGAGGAGGCGGTTGCTGCCGCGACTAGCGAAGTAGTGCGTATGGCTAATCGGCGTGTGGGCGAAGGCTTTGTGGCAGTGAGCGCTGAGGCGCGTAAGAAGTTTTGGTTAGATCGAGCAAGAACTGCTGCGATTGCAAAGCATACCAATGCGTTCAAGATTAACGAGGATGTGGTGATTCCGCTCGAGCGAATGGGCGAGTACACCGACGGAATTGATCAAATCAACATCGAGCTATCGCTTAAAAATAAAATTCAGTTACTCGATGCCCTCGAGCAATATATCAATCAAGCGACGCTCCCGATTCGTGCGAATGAGGAAATTGAGGATATTTCACGAGCGGAAATGGTGGGCGATCGCGTCATTCAGGCCCAGGCACTCCTGAGTGAAGTAAGGATCCTTTGGACGGAGTGGTTGGAGAAAATTGATCAGTTTTTCCCACAGTTACAAGATGGAACCCTGCGCGCCTCTTGGAAGAGGGAGTTGCTAGCTCCGCTGCAAGTCATCTTTGGCGGTTCCACGTTTGATTTGGTACTGAAAGAAATTAAATCAATTCATCAGAAGATATTGCGTAAACGCGTATTCGTTGCCTTACATATGCACGCCGGGGATGGCAATGTTCACACCAATATTCCAGTGAATTCGGACGATTATGAGATGTTGCAAGATGCGCATCGTGCGGTTGATCGCATTATGGTTTTAGCGCGCTCCTTAGATGGTGTGATTTCGGGTGAGCATGGCATTGGTATTACAAAATTAGAGTACCTCACCGATGAGGAGCTAAGGGAATTTCGTTCCTATAAAAATCGAGTGGATCCAAACGGTCACTTTAATAAGGGCAAGCTGATGCCTAATGCCAATTTGCAAATGGCATACACCCCAAGCTTTGGACTCATGGGTCACGAATCGATCATCATGCAACAAAGCGATATCGGAGCAATTGCCGATAGCGTAAAAGATTGTTTGCGGTGCGGAAAGTGCAAGCCAGTCTGTGCAACTCATGTTCCTCGGGCAAATTTGTTATATAGCCCCAGAGACAAAATTCTTGCCACCTCATTGCTAATCGAAGCATTTTTATATGAAGAGCAAACCCGCCGCGGGGTATCGATTCGGCATTGGGAAATGTTTGATGATGTTGCTGCGCACTGTACGGTTTGTCATAAGTGCCATACGCCCTGCCCCGTCAAAATCGATTTTGGTGATGTCACCATGAACATGCGCAATCTATTGCGCAAGATGGGGCAGCGCCGCTTTAACCCGGGTACTAGTGCCTCGATGCTGTTTCTCAATGCAACCAATCCAGAAACTATCCGGATGAGTCGCAAAGTGATGATTGAGTGGGGTTATGGCTTACAGCGATTTGCCCATCAGTTACTCAAAAAATGGGCTGTTAAACAGACGCAATCCCCACCCGCGACGGTTGGTAAGCCTGCTTTGAAAGAGCAGGTCATTTATTTTGTGAATAAGAAGATGCCCGGCAACTTACCCAAAAAGACCGCCCGCGCACTTTTGGATATTGAGAATGCAGACTACGTGCCGATCATTCGTAATCCTTTAGAGACGAGCGTTGATTCGGAAGCTGTTTTCTATTTCCCAGGATGCGGCTCGGAACGACTATTTTCACAAGTGGGACTGGCGACCCAGGCAATGCTTTGGCATGCTGGTGTGCAAACGGTACTACCCCCCGGATATTTATGCTGCGGTTATCCGCAAAAGGGAAATGGCGACTTTGATAAAGCTGAGAAGATGATTACGGATAACCGGGTGTTGTTTCATCGGGTTGCCAATACCTTGAACTATCTCGATATCAAAACGGTCGTGGTTTCCTGTGGCACTTGTTACGATCAACTAGCGGGCTATCAGTTTGATCAAATCTTCCCAGGTTGTCGAATCATTGATATTCATGAGTACTTGCTCGAGAAAGGGCTCAAACTTGAGGGTGTTGAGGGAGTTCGATACATGTACCACGATCCATGCCACACCCCTATGAAGCTTCAGGATCCGTTGAAGACAGTCAATGAGCTCATTGGACTTGAGGATGGCACAGCGATTGTGAAGAACGAGCGTTGCTGTGGTGAGTCCGGTACGCTGGCGATTACTCGACCAGATATTTCAACTCAAGTGCGTTATCGCAAGCAAATTGAAATGGAAAAGGGTGCGACCGATTTAAGAAAAGACTTTACGGGTGAGGTTAAAGTATTAACTAGTTGCCCATCCTGTTTACAAGGTTTATCGCGTTTTGATAGCGATAGCGATACCAAAGCAGATTACATTGTGGTTGAAATGGCCAAGCATTTGTTGGGTGACAATTGGCTTGAAAGCTACGTAAGCAAGGCCAACCAAGGCGGAATTGAAAGGGTATTGGTGTAA
- the ilvA gene encoding threonine ammonia-lyase, biosynthetic, producing the protein MKNDYLNRINNAKVYDLARITELEKARELSTRFQNTILLKREDSQPVFSFKLRGAYNKMAGLSPAALKKGVIAASAGNHAQGVALSAAKLKCKAVIVMPITTPQVKIDAVKAHGGKWVELVLTGDSYSDAYQEAQLLQKKKGYTFIHPFDDPDVIAGQGTIAKEILDQHPDPIDAIFVAIGGGGLISGIGAYIKSVRPKIKVIGVQTVDSDAMKQSLQLGKRIELKEVGLFSDGTAVKQVGKETFKVCQQVVDDIVLVDTDEICAAINDVFTDTRSILEPAGALAIAGLKKYVEKHHLKKKTLVAIACGANMNFSRLRFVAERADVGEFREAIFAVTIPEERGSFRAFCKMLGKRNVTEFNYRIAHADQAHIFVGIGTQRAGDNKTIASAFRKAGFATIDLSHDELAKTHLRHMVGGSSALAKDELLYRFEFPERPGALMRFLDSLAPNWNISLFHYRNHGADYGQILLGIQVPKNEQPAFKQFLTTLGYPHWDESKNPAYRLFLK; encoded by the coding sequence ATGAAAAATGATTATTTAAACCGAATTAACAACGCTAAGGTCTACGACCTTGCACGAATAACAGAGTTAGAAAAGGCCCGGGAGCTAAGCACCCGCTTCCAAAACACGATTCTTTTAAAGCGGGAAGACAGTCAACCGGTCTTCTCATTTAAGTTGCGTGGTGCATATAACAAAATGGCCGGATTGAGCCCGGCGGCTCTTAAAAAGGGAGTGATTGCAGCCTCTGCTGGCAATCATGCGCAAGGGGTTGCACTATCCGCTGCCAAACTCAAATGCAAGGCGGTGATTGTGATGCCAATCACCACCCCTCAGGTCAAAATTGATGCAGTGAAGGCTCATGGTGGCAAGTGGGTGGAGCTGGTCTTAACCGGCGATTCTTACAGCGATGCCTATCAAGAAGCTCAACTGCTTCAAAAAAAGAAGGGGTATACCTTTATCCACCCTTTTGATGATCCAGACGTGATTGCTGGTCAAGGCACGATTGCTAAAGAAATCCTCGATCAACACCCTGATCCAATTGATGCCATTTTTGTGGCAATTGGCGGAGGGGGACTGATCTCTGGAATCGGCGCCTATATCAAATCAGTGAGACCCAAGATCAAAGTGATTGGCGTGCAAACGGTCGACTCAGATGCCATGAAACAGTCTTTGCAACTGGGTAAGCGCATTGAACTGAAGGAAGTTGGTTTGTTCTCAGATGGCACCGCGGTCAAGCAGGTGGGCAAGGAAACCTTTAAGGTCTGCCAACAGGTGGTTGACGACATTGTCTTAGTCGATACCGATGAAATCTGTGCTGCGATCAATGATGTTTTTACCGACACGCGCAGTATTTTGGAGCCCGCAGGCGCACTCGCCATTGCAGGTTTAAAGAAATACGTTGAGAAGCATCACCTCAAAAAGAAAACCCTGGTGGCCATTGCGTGTGGTGCCAATATGAATTTCAGTCGTCTACGATTTGTGGCTGAGCGTGCCGATGTGGGTGAATTTCGTGAGGCGATCTTTGCGGTCACCATTCCCGAAGAGCGAGGCTCATTCAGAGCCTTTTGCAAAATGCTTGGTAAACGCAACGTTACTGAATTTAACTATCGCATCGCTCATGCCGATCAAGCGCATATTTTTGTTGGCATCGGAACCCAACGTGCAGGTGATAACAAAACCATTGCCAGCGCCTTTCGTAAAGCCGGCTTTGCAACTATTGATCTAAGCCATGATGAGTTGGCCAAAACCCATCTACGGCACATGGTTGGGGGTAGTTCTGCTTTGGCCAAAGACGAACTACTCTATCGTTTTGAGTTTCCAGAACGCCCAGGTGCGCTGATGCGCTTTCTGGATAGCCTAGCCCCGAATTGGAATATCAGTTTGTTTCACTACCGCAATCACGGGGCTGATTATGGACAAATCTTATTGGGTATTCAGGTACCGAAGAACGAACAGCCAGCCTTTAAACAATTTTTGACGACTTTAGGCTATCCTCATTGGGATGAAAGCAAGAATCCTGCGTACCGCCTATTCCTAAAATAA
- a CDS encoding 5'-nucleotidase yields MSYTLAGKLVVAISSRALFDFEEENRLFEESDDSAYMKLQLERLAIPAQVGVAFPLVKKLLRFNQDQPRVEVVILSRNDPVSGLRVFRSAKHHGLSIERGVFTRGRPPYHYLKSLQANLFLSANEEDVRATLDAGFPAARVYPESTKMAENNPNEIRIAFDGDAVLFSDEAEQVFQDQGLKAFVDHESQRAAIPLPPGPFKPLLAALHQLQTDAEPKNEMRIRTALVTARSAPAHERAIRTLMNWGIDVDEAMFLGGLSKREFLKEFEPDFFFDDQTGHCNAASSVAPTGHVISGVSNTNRSKT; encoded by the coding sequence ATGTCCTATACCCTCGCTGGAAAACTAGTCGTTGCCATTTCATCGAGAGCGCTCTTTGATTTTGAAGAGGAAAACCGCCTGTTTGAAGAGAGTGATGACAGTGCCTATATGAAATTGCAGCTAGAACGCCTAGCGATTCCAGCCCAAGTGGGTGTTGCTTTTCCTCTCGTTAAAAAATTACTGCGCTTTAATCAAGATCAGCCACGCGTCGAAGTTGTGATTCTGTCACGTAATGATCCGGTCAGTGGTTTGCGCGTATTTCGTTCTGCCAAACACCATGGTCTTAGCATTGAACGCGGTGTCTTTACCCGCGGTAGGCCGCCGTATCACTACTTAAAATCGCTACAAGCCAACCTTTTCTTATCAGCAAACGAAGAAGATGTACGCGCCACGCTTGACGCCGGTTTTCCGGCTGCGCGCGTCTACCCAGAATCAACCAAAATGGCTGAAAATAATCCCAATGAAATCCGCATTGCCTTTGACGGAGATGCTGTTTTATTTTCAGATGAGGCCGAACAAGTTTTTCAGGATCAAGGCCTAAAGGCGTTTGTTGATCATGAGAGTCAACGTGCTGCCATTCCATTGCCGCCAGGCCCCTTTAAGCCCTTGCTTGCAGCCCTTCACCAACTGCAAACCGATGCTGAACCTAAAAATGAAATGCGCATCCGCACTGCTTTAGTAACAGCTCGCTCGGCACCAGCTCATGAGCGTGCCATTCGCACTTTGATGAACTGGGGAATTGATGTGGATGAGGCGATGTTTCTTGGAGGCTTATCCAAGCGCGAGTTTCTAAAGGAGTTCGAGCCCGACTTTTTCTTTGATGATCAAACGGGTCATTGCAATGCCGCCTCCAGTGTCGCCCCAACAGGGCATGTAATCTCTGGAGTTAGCAATACCAACCGGTCCAAAACCTAA
- the queF gene encoding NADPH-dependent 7-cyano-7-deazaguanine reductase QueF (Catalyzes the NADPH-dependent reduction of 7-cyano-7-deazaguanine (preQ0) to 7-aminomethyl-7-deazaguanine (preQ1) in queuosine biosynthesis), translating to MSEFVLGQQSAYPNQYDPGLLFPIPRAENRKKLGIEDGSPLPFLGIDLWNAFELSWLNPKGKPQIALAEFVIPAESPCMIESKSFKLYLNSLNQHRFENSDAVRECLSRDLASALGSALQIKLLDPSAIQDQKKYPVIQELAGQLLDRLDIEVNQTQIADPLLLSADQNSAPITQTLVSHLLKSNCPVTGQPDWASVQIYYQGRPIDEEGLLRYLIGFRQLGEFHEHCVEKIFCDIKRRCQPEKLSVYARYTRRGGLDINPFRADFNAAWPNNIRHARQ from the coding sequence ATGTCTGAATTTGTTCTCGGTCAGCAAAGCGCTTACCCCAATCAATATGACCCAGGTTTGCTCTTTCCCATCCCTCGTGCTGAGAATCGCAAAAAACTGGGTATTGAAGATGGCTCACCTCTACCGTTTTTAGGAATTGACCTTTGGAATGCATTTGAGTTGAGCTGGCTAAACCCCAAAGGTAAACCACAAATTGCGTTAGCTGAATTTGTAATTCCTGCAGAGTCGCCATGCATGATTGAGTCAAAGTCATTCAAGCTCTATCTCAATAGCCTTAATCAACATCGCTTTGAAAATAGTGATGCAGTGCGCGAGTGCTTAAGCCGTGATTTAGCTTCAGCCCTCGGTAGTGCATTGCAAATCAAGTTGCTTGATCCATCCGCAATACAAGATCAAAAAAAATATCCGGTAATACAAGAACTAGCTGGTCAACTTCTCGATCGCCTTGATATTGAAGTCAATCAAACACAGATTGCTGATCCGCTGCTTCTAAGTGCAGATCAAAACTCAGCTCCTATCACACAAACTCTGGTCTCGCATTTACTCAAATCCAATTGCCCGGTTACCGGTCAACCCGATTGGGCCAGTGTGCAAATTTATTACCAGGGTCGGCCTATCGATGAGGAAGGGCTATTACGCTACCTGATTGGCTTTCGTCAGCTTGGTGAATTTCACGAACACTGCGTTGAAAAAATATTTTGCGATATTAAGAGACGCTGCCAACCAGAAAAACTCTCCGTTTATGCGCGCTACACCCGGCGGGGTGGTTTAGACATTAATCCGTTTCGGGCGGATTTCAATGCTGCCTGGCCCAACAATATTCGTCACGCCAGGCAGTAA
- the ssb gene encoding single-stranded DNA-binding protein codes for MASVNKVIIVGNVGRDPETRYMPSGDAVTNISVATSDRYKDKQTGEMKENTEWHRIAFFGKLAEIAGQYLKKGSQVYVEGRLRTRKWTDQSGQEKYSTEIIADSMQMLGARMAGSGEESSGGRSKPAESSSSPSANALDAMDDDIPF; via the coding sequence ATGGCTTCAGTCAATAAAGTCATCATCGTTGGTAATGTTGGGCGTGACCCAGAAACACGGTATATGCCCAGCGGTGACGCTGTCACCAATATTTCAGTAGCCACCTCAGATCGCTATAAAGATAAGCAAACAGGTGAGATGAAAGAAAACACCGAATGGCATCGTATTGCCTTTTTCGGTAAGTTAGCTGAAATTGCTGGTCAATATCTCAAAAAAGGTTCACAGGTGTATGTCGAGGGCCGTTTGCGGACTCGAAAGTGGACGGATCAAAGTGGACAAGAAAAGTATTCCACCGAGATCATTGCTGACAGCATGCAAATGCTGGGTGCACGAATGGCTGGTTCCGGAGAGGAATCGTCAGGCGGTCGTTCTAAGCCTGCGGAGAGCTCATCGAGTCCAAGCGCCAATGCACTCGATGCAATGGATGACGATATTCCGTTCTAG